A DNA window from Hordeum vulgare subsp. vulgare chromosome 1H, MorexV3_pseudomolecules_assembly, whole genome shotgun sequence contains the following coding sequences:
- the LOC123402584 gene encoding zinc finger CCCH domain-containing protein 39-like, whose protein sequence is MAVWHHKHPEGHAAVHPVPKGVAEGSVLAKSAVPRTVTDSCPVQGRDTHRPRANAGRTCTHPGSGGCRAGPTGSPRPPRRVPRRGDGYTHCPATAPTPSLPTLHAQIGTESGAAAAASLRRRHARTRAALTGQLAGCSFTGAAAMQEAPLVPAHPVPFGFWPRPVCFFYAGCTPFVPCPSPSPLGSPVVPIPTPSPRGTTFVPIPGPSPLGSPFIANPGPSPRATTFAPSPRPSPRATPVTPCTRTSSRGSPFTPSPRAQPGGTPWSSSSSSGSRVDDAAATEHRLRLARLALQYQDATNRYELCLSHLADAAREAAALRLENSELRVANNDLAGRFAMLGGNQASAVALAGQLRGVHLGQMQVQVPAVASPPVLPMPMARPRPASPAEKHTVMPKSISIRSTGYLKMAKDGKHRVTKPMDVGSQRMFVGVDVGGAKAEEHKGGTDGGEKRAHVVKSAAGLEFEVYSQGMYKTELCNKWEETGACLYGDQCQFAHGIAELRPIIRHPRYKTQVCRMVIGGGLCPYGHRCHFRHSITPADNIPLLYP, encoded by the exons ATGGCAGTGTGGCACCAT AAACATCCCGAGGGCCACGCCGCAGTGCATCCCGTCCCAAAAGGTGTCGCCGAGGGCAGCGTGCTCGCCAAGTCTGCGGTGCCGCGCACGGTCACGGACAGCTGTCCAGTCCAGGGCAGAGACACACACAGACCGCGCGCGAACGCAGGGCGCACCTGCACCCACCCTGGCTCCGGAGGCTGCCGCGCGGGCCCCACAGGATCTCCTCGACCCCCGCGCCGCGTGCCGCGTCGTGGCGACGGTTATACACACTGCCCAGCGACGGCGCCCACACCCTCTCTCCCCACCCTCCACGCCCAAATCGGCACCGAatccggcgccgccgccgccgcatccCTCCGTCGGCGGCACGCACGCACGCGGGCGGCGCTCACCGGCCAACTAGCAG GTTGTTCGTTCACGGGAGCCGCCGCCATGCAGGAAGCTCCCCTCGTCCCGGCCCACCCCGTGCCCTTCGGCTTCTGGCCCAGACCGGTCTGCTTCTTCTACGCCGGCTGCACCCCCTTCGTCCCGTGCCCCAGCCCGTCGCCGCTCGGCAGCCCCGTCGTCCCGATCCCCACGCCGTCGCCGCGCGGCACCACCTTCGTCCCGATCCCCGGGCCGTCGCCGCTCGGCAGCCCCTTCATCGCGAACCCCGGGCCGTCGCCGCGCGCCACCACCTTCGCCCCGAGCCCCAGGCCGTCGCCGCGCGCCACCCCCGTCACCCCCTGCACCAGGACGTCGTCGCGCGGCAGCCCCTTCACACCGAGCCCCAGGGCGCAGCCGGGCGGCACCCcctggtcctcctcctcctcctccggctcccgCGTCGACGATGCGGCGGCCACGGAGCACCGCCTGCGCCTGGCCCGCCTGGCGCTCCAGTACCAGGACGCCACGAACCGCTACGAGCTCTGCCTCAGCCACCTCGCCGACGCAGCGCGCGAGGCCGCCGCGCTCCGCCTCGAGAACTCCGAGCTCCGCGTCGCCAACAACGACCTCGCCGGCCGCTTCGCCATGCTCGGCGGCAACCAGGCCTCCGCCGTCGCGCTGGCCGGGCAGCTCCGCGGAGTCCACCTCGGGCAGATGCAGGTGCAGGTGCCAGCCGTGGCGTCTCCACCGGTGCTGCCCATGCCCATGGCGCGCCCGCGCCCCGCTTCCCCGGCCGAGAAACACACGGTGATGCCCAAGAGCATCTCCATCCGCTCGACGGGCTACCTGAAGATGGCCAAGGACGGCAAGCATCGCGTCACGAAGCCCATGGACGTCGGCTCG CAGCGCATGTTCGTGGGCGTGGACGTGGGCGGCGCCAAGGCGGAGGAGCACAAGGGCGGGACCGACGGCGGGGAGAAGCGCGCCCACGTCGTCAAGTCTGCCGCTGGGCTGGAGTTCGAGGTGTACAGCCAGGGTATGTACAAGACGGAGCTGTGCAACAAGTGGGAGGAGACCGGGGCGTGCCTGTACGGCGACCAGTGCCAGTTCGCGCACGGCATCGCCGAGCTCCGCCCCATCATCCGCCACCCGCGCTACAAGACCCAGGTCTGCCGCATGGTCATCGGCGGCGGCCTCTGCCCCTACGGCCACCGCTGCCACTTCCGCCACTCCATCACCCCCGCCGACAACATCCCCCTCCTCTACCCCTGA
- the LOC123420361 gene encoding uncharacterized protein LOC123420361 — protein sequence MAGKVVAGKTSAAQPKSVGRRLWRLARTVVYLLRRGVLSSGHKLSMDLHRSRDASKALGGFVNFHRRAAARSRSSSLAAKCRDDENAGYHHSYDAADIARVFDMLNDGGRHLFDDEDGLAVATPSPAAWASPAAFGRITAGSPFTASEHQQVDRKADEFIRRFYQQLRAQKSVSNTPENYGRVPRPVAA from the coding sequence ATGGCGGGCAAGGTCGTCGCCGGGAAGACCAGTGCTGCTCAGCCGAAGAGCGTGGGGCGGCGGCTGTGGCGCCTGGCGCGCACCGTCGTCTACCTTCTGCGCCGCGGCGTGCTGTCGTCCGGGCACAAGCTCTCCATGGACCTCCACCGCAGCAGGGACGCCAGCAAGGCCCTCGGCGGCTTCGTCAACTTCCACCGCCGCGCCGCGGCTCGCTCCCGCTCCTCCTCTCTCGCGGCCAAGTGCCGTGACGACGAAAACGCCGGCTATCACCACAGCTACGACGCGGCCGACATCGCCAGGGTGTTCGACATGCTCAACGACGGCGGGCGGCACCTCTTCGACGACGAGGACGGGCTCGCGGTGGCCACGCCTTCTCCCGCCGCGTGGGCGTCGCCGGCGGCCTTCGGGCGCATCACCGCGGGCTCGCCGTTCACGGCGAGCGAGCACCAGCAGGTGGACAGGAAAGCCGACGAGTTCATCAGGAGGTTCTACCAGCAGCTGCGCGCCCAGAAGAGCGTCTCCAACACGCCGGAAAACTACGGCCGCGTCCCAAGGCCCGTCGCCGCTTGA
- the LOC123420375 gene encoding zinc finger CCCH domain-containing protein 39-like, with amino-acid sequence MQEAPLQPAHFVPRPRPSARGSPPFTPSPRTSSSSGSPWTSSSGSRVDDGDVDTAAAEHALRMARLALQYQDFANRYQLCVSHLADAAREAAAIRHDNSGLRLANNSLAARFAMLGGIQASAVALADQLCRLHLGQMQPMPMARLASSDEKLRPLHVGQTQAQVVPAPPVLPASPAEKHAAMPKSISIRSKGYLKHRVTKPVNVGSQQRVFVGVNGAKAEEHKGGSDGGEKGGQVATDAGGLQFQVYSQGMYKTELCNKWGETGACPYGDQCQFAHGIAELRPITRHPLYKTQVCRMFIGGVLCPYGHRCHFRHSITPADHIPLFHP; translated from the exons atgcagGAAGCTCCCCTCCAGCCGGCCCACTTCGTCCCGAGGCCCAGGCCGTCCGCGCGCGGCAGCCCCCCCTTCACCCCGAGCCCCAGGACCTCGTCCTCCTCCGgctccccctggacctcctcttccGGCTCCCgcgtcgacgacggcgacgtCGATACGGCGGCCGCGGAGCATGCCCTGCGCATGGCCCGCCTCGCGCTGCAGTACCAGGACTTCGCCAACCGCTACCAGCTCTGCGTCTCCCACCTCGCCGACGCCGCGCGCGAGGCCGCCGCCATCCGCCACGACAACTCCGGGCTACGCCTCGCCAACAACAGCCTGGCCGCCCGCTTCGCCATGCTCGGCGGCATCCAGGCCTCCGCCGTCGCGCTGGCCGACCAGCTCTGCCGCCTCCACCTCGGGCAGATGCAGCCCATGCCCATGGCGCGCCTCGCCTCCTCGGACGAGAAGCTCCGCCCCCTCCACGTCGGGCAGACGCAGGCGCAGGTCGTGCCGGCTCCCCCGGTGCTGCCCGCCTCCCCGGCCGAGAAGCACGCGGCGATGCCCAAGAGCATCTCCATCCGCTCCAAAGGATACCTGAAGCATCGCGTGACGAAGCCGGTGAACGTCGGCTCG CAGCAGCGCGTGTTCGTGGGCGTGAACGGCGCGAAGGCGGAGGAGCACAAGGGCGGAAGCGACGGCGGGGAGAAGGGCGGTCAGGTCGCCACGGATGCCGGCGGGCTGCAGTTCCAGGTGTACAGCCAGGGCATGTACAAGACGGAGCTGTGCAACAAGTGGGGGGAGACCGGGGCGTGCCCATACGGCGACCAGTGCCAGTTCGCGCACGGCATCGCCGAGCTCCGCCCCATCACCCGCCACCCGCTCTACAAAACCCAGGTCTGCCGCATGTTCATCGGCGGCGTCCTCTGCCCCTACGGACACCGCTGCCACTTCCGCCACTCCATCACCCCCGCCGACCACATCCCCCTCTTCCACCCCTGA